In Drosophila santomea strain STO CAGO 1482 chromosome 2L, Prin_Dsan_1.1, whole genome shotgun sequence, a single window of DNA contains:
- the LOC120451416 gene encoding uncharacterized protein LOC120451416 encodes MNQADLNKLSVTQLKRWLSALGLPTQGIKSELMARLGQVPLVQRGNMPEEDQPGTSGTGPQSIIDPENETNSSQEGVSENVPEQNELLGIITQLRTALITQENALHQAETRSALQQQQLELLSAAIHTQQQNETRAGTHTKQQETRAATHIQQQEETRAVTHTQLQQKQTVSNMYDLRPTSLIGNGLGGNPDGNQGERPFTRAGSTVSLSHAKEAAIDFEGNICARNWVEHLKNIGLIYNLTDDCLRMLFVTKLKGNAQRWLHANQTRMLETFERLCEQLIVAFGEAASKSELRRRFEQRKWQRNERFTMYFEEKKMMSQTVNMDMEELLEHLIEGIPSASLRDQARIQRFANPEQMLLAFTNVRLPQQAGSYVPKKSTSEAVVNNLRCRNCNSKGHFAKDCRKPARAPGSCFACGEMGHFVGECRLRKSNINSNTNNYSVS; translated from the exons ATGAATCAGGCCGATCTCAACAAACTTTCCGTCACCCAATTAAAAAGGTGGCTTTCGGCGTTGGGTTTACCAACCCAAGGTATTAAATCGGAGTTAATGGCTCGCCTAGGGCAAGTACCGCTTGTACAGCGAGGAAATATGCCAGAAGAAGATCAGCCCGGCACCTCCGGCACCGGACCGCAAAGCATCATCGATcctgaaaatgaaacaaattcGTCACAGGAAGGCGTTTCCGAGAATGTTCCAGAACAAAATGAACTTCTCGGAATTATCACACAGCTACGAACAGCGCTTATTACGCAGGAAAATGCGTTGCATCAAGCAGAGACGCGTAGCGcattgcaacaacaacagctagaGCTTCTTAGCGCCGCCATACATACACAACAGCAGAACGAGACACGCGCCGGCACACATACAAAACAGCAAGAGACGCGCGCCGCCACACACATACAACAGCAAGAGGAGACGCGTGccgtcacacacacacagttacAACAAAAGCAGACAGTTTCCAACATGTACGATTTGCGCCCTACCAGCCTAATTGGAAATGGATTGGGTGGCAACCCTGATGGCAACCAGGGAGAGAGGCCATTTACCAGGGCTGGATCAACAGTTTCACTTTCTCATGCCAAAGAAGCTGCCATCGATTTCGAAGGGAACATTTGCGCACGCAACTGGGTGGAGCACCTCAAAAATATAGGACTGATCTACAATCTAACAGATGACTGCCTACGAATGCTGTTTGTTACCAAACTTAAAGGTAACGCACAGCGTTGGCTACACGCCAACCAAACTCGGATGCTAGAAACTTTCGAAAGGCTGTGTGAGCAGCTGATCGTAGCATTTGGAGAAGCAGCGTCGAAATCAGAGCTGCGCCGAAGATTTGAACAGCGAAAATGGCAAAGGAACGAGCGTTTCACCATGTACTTCGAGGAAAAGAAAATGATGTCCCAAACCGTCAACATGGACATGGAAGAACTGCTCGAGCATCTCATTGAGGGGATCCCATCGGCGAGCTTACGCGATCAAGCTCGCATCCAAAGATTCGCCAATCCGGAGCAAATGCTGCTAGCATTTACCAATGTACGCCTCCCGCAACAAGCTGGGAGCTACGTACCAAAGAAGTCAACATCGGAGGCGGTGGTCAACAACCTGCGTTGCAGGAACTGCAACTCCAAGGGCCATTTCGCCAAAGACTGCCGCAAACCAGCAAGGGCACCTGGATCTTGCTTCGCTTGTGGAGAAATGGGCCATTTTGTGGGAGAATGTCGTCTAAGAAaaagcaacatcaacagcaacactAACAACTAT AGTGTCTCATAG